From Platichthys flesus chromosome 19, fPlaFle2.1, whole genome shotgun sequence:
AATCGTCCTCCGAATCGTCCTCAGTGTCCGAGAAGCCGCTTCCCGCGAACCTGTCCTCGGGGTCGTAGCAGAAAGTTTTCATGCTGACCTTTATGTACTCGCAGACGTTCCTCTCCGCGCCGTCGCACACGCATGTGTCCAGCTGCTGCGCCTTGGATATGGAGCGCATGTTAGCGATCACCCTGCGGCAGCCGTCCGTGCACCTCTCCCCTCCGAAAAGTTTCCgacagtgaaataaataatcccTCATGGCGGAGCTGCAGGCCGGGTCGGTCTCGCACTGCCGCCGGGCCTCGGTGCAGCCCAGGGTGCTGGTCCGGGGCAGGCACGGCTCGATGGCTTGCTTGGTGCCCCTGCACACAGGGTCCAGGGCGCAGTCGCAGTCCTCCAGAGCCGGACCGCTGTGGGTGAGGTTGAGCTGGATCAGGGATGAGATGCAGTGGCTGGGGCACTTCTTGCGCTCCCCGGTGAGGACAGAAGCGCAGGCGTAGAGGTACTGGTCGTACGCGTAATGGCACTCCGGCTCGCCATGGCACTTGAGGATGGCTTTCCAGCAGACCAGCCGGCGGCTGTGGCTGGGAGATCCGACACAGAGACCGACGGTCAGGATGAACACGCTGCAGATCAACACCGCTGCCCGCTCCATCAAAATGGCACGAGCTGCCATTTCCAGGAAGAATGAATATTCAAACTGTCCAACTTCATATGGACTTCTGTAACTCCACGACGCTGCGTAAAAACCGCGTTTCTCCTGGACTGTTATCATGTCTGCGTTGATGGCTCGGAGCGACCGAGGGGCCACAAAGTAAGCAGCAGCTCATCCCGGAGGGCTGCACGGAGCCGGTCATGTTCAGGTCCGCTCGCTTCAGATCGTCTATGTGTCGTTGAGGAACCGCAAAGACGAGCAAACTTGTCCAAACTTCAACATGTCCTGCCAAAAAGACCCAACGACTTATAAGTCCTCTAGAAGTGTCCCGAAGTCACTCATCCGCTCCCTGCTGCACTCCTCCTCTGTACCCCGAGCCCCGCCGCTTTGTGATGAGGGCTGCGTAGTGATGGGATGATTACTGCAACCACCACGTCCCATTGGTCCGTCACACTGTTGTGATTCGCTCGTCACACGGGGCCCAGTGACGCAAGCTACTGTTTTTAAACTGAGGTACATCAGGGAGATTTCCTCCTGATGGTCTATCCCATCAAGTAGAATAGAGTGGCTCCTGAGCATGAGTGGTGTTGATGTCCTAAACACTAACTGCAACTATAAACATATGTATTTAATGAGAGAAGAAATACAAACAGTATAGGGACAGTATATTGAACTGTCAGAGGCTGTAGTTCTGTAGGTTAGCCAATAAGATTACACATAAGAAGTGCACATTAAAAGTTGAACACAATAAATATCCAACTGATCTATATCTCTCATAATTTTTTTAtactgaaaacaaatacaacattttaaacgAGGATTTTATGAATCATTGACCTaataatttaaaagtaatttaattcAATTACTTTCCAGTCTAGATTGTATATTGTGTGAGTTTTGACTGTTCAAATTATTATTACACATTTGAAAGATGAGAACACGGACGTCATTTTAAACGTCATGGTTCTGTTGGGTTAATTTCACATCCATTGTTTGCAGATGCTTAAGAAATGTCCAGGATTTCTTATcgaatttaaagaaaatatcaagagtatagaaaatatacaaacactCAAAAAGTTACAAAACTGTCCAAATGTGCAATGAACTTTTCAATGAGCTACAAGAAACTGTTTCCCTTGTTAATTTTATTTGGTCTCCtttgtattatattaaatataatcatTTGACATAATGTAtgtactgttttatttatttatctgaatgACCGTTTATTTATTACTGCAACATCATTATTTatacacatttgtaaataaagttagaaaaaaacaactaatttaAAGTGAGGCAACAGGGGATTTCTCCTGCcttacttttttatttcctcaatgTCAAAAACAAGAGAACATGTAAAAGTATAatagagaataaaaaagaaaatgaactaACTCTATGCCAATtcataattatcacaataaatctTAATTACATATAGCCCATTTAATATAATGCTTATGCATTGTAtgagcacagtgaggaggtccAATATTGAGCTATctcagatttgtgtttgtcattctctgctcgtAAAGAGTGTAAAACCACAGCTCTCACTCAGCAGTAAAAGTCAgtgacatttatcatgattattataattGAATCGACTGACTCGTTTTGGGACATATCTCCCACCCCATAGTCCAAATTATCCAAAAACTGTTCTGGAGTTATATTCTCTGTAACATGAATTTTGATTTACAAGA
This genomic window contains:
- the gas1b gene encoding growth arrest-specific protein 1b — translated: MITVQEKRGFYAASWSYRSPYEVGQFEYSFFLEMAARAILMERAAVLICSVFILTVGLCVGSPSHSRRLVCWKAILKCHGEPECHYAYDQYLYACASVLTGERKKCPSHCISSLIQLNLTHSGPALEDCDCALDPVCRGTKQAIEPCLPRTSTLGCTEARRQCETDPACSSAMRDYLFHCRKLFGGERCTDGCRRVIANMRSISKAQQLDTCVCDGAERNVCEYIKVSMKTFCYDPEDRFAGSGFSDTEDDSEDDYVDQADYQYVEDSGVSTPCRSVLQVLTTILVLTILL